One genomic segment of Synechocystis sp. LKSZ1 includes these proteins:
- the gmd gene encoding GDP-mannose 4,6-dehydratase encodes MSDAKVALITGITGQDGSYLSELLLEKGYIVHGIIRRTSTFNTDRIDHLYVDPHDAEARLRLHYGDLSDGTTLRRLLEAIQPVEIYNLGAQSHVRVSFDSPEYTVDVVGMGTLRLLEAIRDYQHRTGIQVRFYQAGSSEMFGLVQEVPQRETTPFYPRSPYACAKVYAHWQTVNYRESYDLFACNGILFNHESPRRGETFVTRKITRALARIVAGTQKKLYLGNLDAKRDWGYAKDSVQAMWKMLQHSTPGDYVVATGETYSVRDFLTQAFEYVNLNWQEYVAFDERYLRPAEVELLIGDPSKAKTTLQWQPSVTFQELVHLMVEADLAVLGLASPNQGERERALLAADNAYVRRPLKTIVD; translated from the coding sequence ATGTCCGATGCCAAAGTCGCCCTAATCACCGGCATTACCGGTCAAGATGGTTCCTATCTGAGCGAATTATTACTGGAAAAAGGCTATATTGTCCACGGCATTATTCGTCGCACCTCCACCTTCAACACCGACCGCATCGACCACCTCTACGTTGATCCCCACGATGCTGAGGCCCGCCTCCGCCTCCACTACGGCGATCTGAGTGACGGCACGACCCTCCGGCGTCTGCTAGAGGCCATTCAGCCGGTGGAAATTTATAATCTCGGCGCCCAGTCCCACGTCCGCGTTAGTTTTGATTCCCCGGAGTACACGGTGGATGTGGTGGGCATGGGGACCCTGCGCTTGCTTGAGGCCATCCGCGACTACCAACACCGCACGGGCATCCAAGTTCGTTTCTACCAAGCCGGATCCTCGGAAATGTTTGGCCTGGTGCAAGAAGTTCCCCAGCGAGAAACGACGCCGTTTTATCCCCGCAGTCCCTACGCCTGTGCCAAGGTCTATGCCCATTGGCAGACGGTCAATTATCGAGAATCCTACGATTTATTTGCCTGTAATGGAATACTGTTCAACCACGAATCCCCCCGGCGCGGAGAAACCTTTGTTACTCGCAAAATTACTCGGGCCCTGGCCCGTATTGTGGCCGGAACGCAAAAAAAACTATACCTAGGCAATCTAGACGCGAAGCGGGATTGGGGTTACGCCAAGGATTCCGTCCAGGCCATGTGGAAAATGTTGCAACATTCCACCCCAGGGGATTATGTGGTGGCAACAGGGGAAACCTACTCGGTGCGAGATTTCCTGACCCAGGCCTTTGAGTATGTCAATCTTAACTGGCAGGAATATGTAGCCTTTGATGAACGGTATCTACGTCCAGCGGAGGTGGAATTATTGATCGGCGATCCCAGTAAGGCGAAGACCACTTTGCAATGGCAACCTTCGGTGACTTTTCAGGAGTTAGTCCACTTGATGGTCGAGGCCGATCTGGCGGTGCTGGGTTTAGCCTCCCCCAACCAAGGAGAGCGGGAACGGGCCCTATTGGCGGCAGATAATGCCTATGTTCGTCGTCCCCTCAAGACCATAGTGGATTAG
- a CDS encoding phosphoglycerate kinase, protein MPKKSIANLTEADVAGKRVFVRVDFNVPLDDAGKITDDTRIRAALPTIQDLLKKGAKVVLGSHFGRPKGKVVESMRLTPVAQRLSELLGQTVVMCEDCVGDAVTTAIAGLDNGGVALLENLRFHAEEEANDPAFCQQLAANADLYVNDAFGTAHRAHASTEGVTQYLSPSVAGYLIEKELQFLQSAIEEPKRPLAAIVGGSKVSSKIGVIETLLEKCDKLIIGGGMIFTFYKARGLSVGKSLVEEDKLELAKALEAKAKERGVQLLLPTDVVVADAFAADANAQTVSIDNIPDGWMGLDIGPDSIKVFQEALADCATVIWNGPMGVFEFDQFAAGTEAIAHTLATLTGKGATTIIGGGDSVAAVEKVGVAEQMSHISTGGGASLELLEGKVLPGIAALDEL, encoded by the coding sequence GTGCCCAAGAAATCAATCGCAAATTTAACAGAAGCCGATGTGGCCGGTAAGCGCGTCTTTGTCCGGGTGGACTTTAATGTTCCCCTCGATGATGCCGGCAAGATTACGGACGATACTCGTATTCGGGCGGCACTGCCAACCATTCAAGACTTATTGAAAAAAGGGGCCAAGGTTGTTCTGGGTAGCCACTTTGGTCGTCCCAAAGGCAAAGTAGTTGAGAGTATGCGCTTAACTCCTGTGGCCCAGCGCCTGTCGGAGTTATTGGGACAAACCGTGGTGATGTGTGAAGACTGTGTTGGCGATGCAGTGACCACGGCCATTGCTGGCCTCGACAATGGGGGCGTTGCCTTGTTAGAGAACCTCCGCTTCCATGCCGAAGAAGAGGCCAATGACCCGGCCTTCTGTCAACAGCTAGCGGCCAATGCGGATCTGTACGTTAACGATGCTTTTGGCACGGCTCACCGGGCCCATGCTTCCACCGAAGGGGTGACCCAATACCTCAGTCCCTCTGTGGCCGGTTATTTAATTGAAAAAGAACTGCAATTTTTACAGAGCGCCATCGAAGAACCCAAACGACCCCTGGCGGCGATTGTCGGTGGTTCCAAAGTTTCTAGCAAAATCGGCGTAATTGAAACCCTTTTGGAAAAATGTGACAAGCTGATTATCGGCGGCGGCATGATTTTTACCTTCTACAAGGCCCGGGGCCTGAGCGTGGGTAAATCCCTGGTGGAAGAAGACAAATTAGAATTGGCTAAAGCCCTAGAAGCTAAGGCCAAAGAACGTGGCGTTCAACTACTCTTGCCTACGGATGTGGTGGTAGCCGATGCCTTTGCCGCTGATGCCAACGCCCAAACCGTCAGCATTGACAACATTCCCGACGGTTGGATGGGACTGGATATTGGCCCGGATTCCATCAAAGTCTTCCAGGAGGCCCTGGCGGATTGTGCCACGGTGATTTGGAATGGCCCGATGGGGGTTTTTGAATTTGACCAATTTGCCGCTGGCACCGAGGCTATTGCCCACACCTTGGCTACCTTAACCGGGAAAGGGGCCACGACCATTATTGGGGGGGGAGATTCCGTTGCCGCCGTTGAAAAAGTCGGGGTTGCCGAGCAAATGAGTCATATTTCCACTGGAGGAGGCGCCAGTCTGGAATTGTTGGAAGGTAAAGTCCTGCCCGGCATTGCCGCCCTGGATGAACTTTAA
- a CDS encoding single-stranded DNA-binding protein, translated as MSINVVNLVGRAGRDPEVRYFESGSVKCNFTLAVNRPTSKSDEPDWFDLEIWGKTAEIAANYVKKGSLVGIQGSLKIETWNDRNSDAKRSKPVIKVDRLELLGSKRDNASAPDMPSEF; from the coding sequence ATGAGTATTAATGTTGTCAACCTCGTCGGTCGAGCCGGCCGTGACCCAGAAGTCCGCTATTTTGAATCGGGGAGCGTGAAATGCAACTTCACTTTAGCGGTGAATCGGCCTACCAGTAAAAGTGATGAGCCAGACTGGTTTGACTTGGAAATTTGGGGTAAAACCGCTGAAATTGCCGCCAACTACGTCAAAAAAGGCAGTTTGGTCGGTATCCAAGGGTCTCTTAAAATTGAAACCTGGAATGACCGCAATAGCGATGCCAAACGTTCTAAGCCGGTAATCAAGGTAGATCGCTTAGAGTTGTTAGGCTCCAAGCGGGATAATGCCAGCGCACCGGATATGCCTAGCGAATTTTAA
- a CDS encoding sugar transferase, giving the protein MTANSQLISVKALQALMRRGFAPTVLPRRYRRSSVTALNGAVAKRLFDIVFSSAVLVLFSPLYLILSVLIAVSSPGPIFYVQQRVGKNHRPFNCYKFRTMVTNADEVLENLLAKCPQTREEFETNFKLRDDPRITWIGKFLRLTSLDEFPQFWNVLKGDMSVVGPRPLVPEELHKYGNRINRVLTIRPGLTGLWQVSGRNDIPYPQRVQIDVYYVNYRTFWLDLWVIIKTLGVVIFPNNNGAY; this is encoded by the coding sequence ATGACTGCGAATAGCCAATTGATCTCCGTCAAGGCCCTGCAAGCTTTGATGAGACGCGGATTTGCCCCCACGGTCCTACCCCGCCGGTATCGAAGAAGTAGTGTCACTGCCCTGAATGGAGCCGTTGCCAAACGACTATTTGATATTGTATTTTCCTCGGCAGTCCTCGTTTTATTTTCGCCCCTCTACCTTATCCTCTCGGTGCTGATCGCGGTTAGTTCCCCCGGCCCGATTTTTTATGTGCAGCAGCGAGTCGGCAAGAACCATCGCCCCTTCAACTGCTATAAGTTTCGCACCATGGTCACCAACGCCGATGAAGTGTTAGAAAACTTATTGGCCAAGTGTCCCCAGACTCGCGAAGAATTTGAAACTAACTTTAAACTCCGGGACGACCCCCGTATCACTTGGATTGGCAAGTTTTTACGCCTCACTAGCCTGGATGAATTTCCCCAGTTTTGGAACGTCCTCAAGGGGGATATGAGCGTAGTCGGCCCCCGACCTCTGGTACCTGAAGAACTCCACAAGTACGGCAATCGCATTAATCGCGTGTTAACGATTCGCCCTGGACTGACAGGCCTTTGGCAGGTGTCTGGCCGCAATGATATTCCCTACCCCCAACGGGTGCAAATTGATGTTTACTACGTCAACTATCGGACCTTTTGGCTAGATTTATGGGTAATTATTAAAACCCTAGGAGTGGTGATCTTCCCTAACAACAATGGCGCTTATTAA
- the purE gene encoding 5-(carboxyamino)imidazole ribonucleotide mutase, translating into MVHSSPLVGIIMGSDSDLPTMQAAATICDQFTIPYEIAIVSAHRTPERMVAYAKMAHQRGLKVIIAGAGGAAHLPGMVAALTPLPVIGVPVQSKSLQGLDSLYSIVQMPSGIPVATVAIGNATNAALLAVQMLGSHDPDLLERVLAYRQELETTVLEKQRLLEDVGYQAYLTEMGHN; encoded by the coding sequence ATGGTGCATTCTTCCCCTCTTGTCGGCATCATTATGGGGAGCGATTCCGACCTCCCAACCATGCAGGCGGCCGCAACCATCTGCGACCAATTTACCATCCCCTACGAAATCGCCATTGTCTCGGCCCATCGGACACCGGAAAGAATGGTGGCCTATGCCAAAATGGCTCATCAGCGGGGTCTGAAGGTGATTATTGCCGGGGCGGGCGGCGCGGCCCATCTGCCAGGGATGGTAGCGGCTCTAACCCCTCTGCCCGTGATTGGCGTCCCGGTACAGAGCAAAAGTTTACAGGGCCTGGATTCTCTCTACTCCATTGTCCAGATGCCGTCCGGAATTCCCGTAGCCACTGTCGCTATCGGTAATGCCACCAATGCGGCCCTGTTGGCGGTTCAGATGCTTGGGAGCCACGATCCGGACTTGTTGGAGCGAGTTCTGGCCTATCGTCAAGAGCTGGAAACAACGGTGTTGGAGAAGCAACGCCTGCTAGAAGACGTAGGCTATCAGGCCTATTTGACAGAGATGGGCCATAATTGA
- a CDS encoding penicillin-binding protein 1A → MFQQFTRPLKHHLSQALRSLAESLEPSPGVTAALQTPGDDPGLGSPADPDQSRALEDVTSADRPNPEHRQLEENGTVPTAVIARAPQELTEKNTMAPTSERPSRRPRRKSRRRRPTLAVPLEKLGQWAQQPHFWLWTGLGTGASAALISLGVGVYCLEAMTQESMEEVLTYAPPGTLTIKANDGKVLQEIGPVSHDLVKMGHIPPLVEKAFVASEDRRFQEHRGVDFQGIARAIFSNLQAGELVEGGSTITQQLARLVFLTQERTFGRKIREVRLAQKIEATFSKEQILERYLNLVYLGSGAYGVADAAWAYFSKTPDQLTLGEAATLAGVVPAPSLYSPLVNLDAAKTRRNEVLTTMAEVGFITPQTAQQAIAQTLVVKPSPLKRFERVAPFFTDYILQELRGKVPETQRRAGGITVMTTLNPVWQSQGEAILKKSVAEYGHWQGFSEGALVALDPRTGAIKAMVGGKDYQTSQFNRVTQARRQPGSTFKPILYATAIAAGISPNRAYLNSPFTVNGYTPENYGDSYTGNWMPLREALTNSVNVVAVRLLLDVGWNPVITTARKMGLQSKLEPTYSLALGAWEMTPLEMTSAYGTFANKGVHVTPYAIQQVVDSKGRILYKAQHQQQVALDPGTNAIMTSFMRSVVTSGTGRPAQLGDRQVAGKTGTSDKAKDLWFIGYIPQLVTGVWLGNDNSKPTRGASSTAALIWGQFMTKTTQAMPVQYFPPLPKPLEGRKPTIQAEPIRRRRITLLAPVNPTGSEQVTPPASETPRRRRSRRRELSQPQEPAPQGTRELAPRAALAPAPSTSTSVTETPPTSSGELPAPPAAYKSEPATE, encoded by the coding sequence GTGTTCCAGCAGTTTACCCGTCCTCTCAAACATCATCTTAGTCAGGCTCTGCGTAGCTTGGCGGAAAGCCTTGAGCCATCGCCTGGAGTAACTGCGGCCCTGCAAACCCCAGGTGATGACCCCGGCCTCGGTTCGCCGGCAGATCCTGATCAGAGCAGGGCCTTAGAAGACGTGACTAGCGCCGACCGACCAAATCCAGAGCATCGCCAACTCGAGGAAAATGGTACAGTTCCAACTGCGGTGATCGCCCGTGCTCCCCAGGAGTTAACAGAAAAAAACACAATGGCCCCGACTAGCGAACGGCCGAGTCGTCGTCCACGTCGTAAATCCCGCCGCCGTCGTCCAACCTTAGCGGTTCCCCTGGAGAAGCTTGGCCAGTGGGCCCAGCAGCCGCATTTCTGGCTCTGGACAGGTTTAGGAACGGGGGCCAGCGCGGCCTTAATCTCCCTAGGAGTGGGCGTTTATTGCCTCGAGGCCATGACCCAGGAATCGATGGAAGAGGTTTTAACCTATGCCCCGCCAGGTACCTTGACCATCAAAGCCAATGATGGCAAGGTGTTGCAGGAAATTGGGCCAGTGAGCCACGATCTTGTCAAAATGGGACACATTCCTCCTTTAGTGGAAAAAGCCTTTGTGGCTAGCGAGGATCGCCGTTTTCAAGAGCACCGGGGTGTTGATTTTCAAGGGATTGCCCGGGCTATTTTTTCCAATCTCCAGGCTGGAGAATTAGTGGAGGGAGGAAGCACCATTACACAACAATTGGCTCGCCTCGTTTTCCTGACCCAAGAACGGACTTTTGGTCGTAAAATCCGGGAAGTACGTCTGGCTCAGAAAATTGAAGCCACCTTTTCCAAGGAACAAATCCTAGAGCGCTATCTCAACTTGGTCTATCTTGGCTCCGGGGCCTACGGTGTAGCAGATGCAGCCTGGGCCTATTTCAGCAAGACCCCCGACCAGTTAACCCTAGGAGAAGCAGCAACTCTGGCTGGGGTTGTCCCTGCTCCCAGCCTGTATTCTCCTCTCGTTAATTTAGACGCAGCCAAGACTCGCCGCAATGAAGTTCTAACAACCATGGCCGAAGTGGGTTTTATTACGCCCCAAACGGCCCAGCAGGCCATCGCCCAAACACTAGTAGTCAAACCGAGTCCCCTCAAGCGCTTTGAGCGGGTAGCTCCTTTCTTCACAGATTATATTTTGCAGGAATTGCGGGGCAAAGTCCCCGAGACCCAACGCCGGGCCGGGGGCATTACAGTGATGACCACCCTCAACCCGGTTTGGCAAAGCCAGGGAGAAGCAATCCTGAAAAAATCGGTGGCAGAGTATGGGCATTGGCAAGGTTTTTCAGAAGGGGCCTTGGTGGCCCTCGATCCTCGTACTGGTGCCATCAAGGCCATGGTAGGCGGCAAAGATTATCAAACCAGTCAATTTAACCGTGTCACTCAGGCCAGGCGTCAACCTGGTTCAACTTTTAAACCTATTCTCTACGCCACGGCTATCGCGGCAGGGATTTCTCCCAATCGCGCCTATCTCAATTCCCCGTTTACTGTGAATGGCTATACTCCTGAAAACTATGGAGATAGCTATACCGGCAACTGGATGCCCCTGCGGGAAGCCCTGACTAACTCGGTAAACGTCGTTGCGGTTCGCCTGCTCCTAGATGTGGGCTGGAACCCCGTGATTACGACAGCTCGCAAGATGGGCCTACAATCCAAATTAGAACCAACCTATTCCTTGGCCCTGGGGGCCTGGGAAATGACACCTCTGGAAATGACCAGTGCCTACGGCACCTTTGCCAATAAAGGCGTGCACGTAACCCCCTATGCGATTCAGCAGGTGGTGGATAGCAAGGGCCGGATACTATACAAGGCCCAGCATCAGCAACAGGTGGCCCTAGATCCAGGCACCAATGCCATCATGACGTCCTTCATGCGGAGCGTCGTCACCTCTGGTACGGGGCGGCCTGCGCAACTAGGGGATCGTCAGGTGGCAGGTAAAACCGGAACCTCTGATAAAGCCAAGGATCTTTGGTTTATTGGCTATATTCCCCAACTGGTGACAGGGGTCTGGCTCGGCAATGATAACAGCAAGCCCACCCGCGGAGCGAGTAGCACCGCCGCCTTGATCTGGGGCCAGTTTATGACTAAGACGACTCAGGCCATGCCCGTACAATATTTCCCGCCCTTGCCCAAGCCCTTGGAGGGACGAAAACCCACCATCCAGGCCGAACCGATTCGACGTCGTCGGATCACCCTTTTGGCTCCGGTTAATCCGACTGGCTCTGAACAGGTTACTCCCCCTGCCTCGGAAACCCCCCGCCGTCGTCGCAGTCGTCGCCGTGAGTTAAGCCAACCCCAGGAGCCAGCCCCTCAAGGAACTCGTGAATTAGCGCCAAGGGCCGCCCTTGCCCCCGCGCCGAGCACTTCTACATCGGTCACTGAAACCCCACCGACTAGTAGCGGTGAACTGCCGGCTCCCCCCGCGGCTTATAAATCAGAGCCAGCCACGGAATAA
- a CDS encoding tetratricopeptide repeat protein, with protein sequence MVLPLPVQAEEIAPVPSEAQVQEGEAIAQQAFEATEQGNFTQAEVYWSQLIETFPQNPAAWSNRGNARVSQHKLDEAIADFNEAIRLAPDQPDPYLNRGAALEGKGQFQAAIRDYNQVLQIDPQDPMAYNNRGNAEAGLGQWQQALADFHKSSEIAPNFAFARANEALALYEVGRPTEAIKQMRDLVRKYPMFPDMRAALTAVLWVDGQQGEAESHWVAAVGIDNRYQDLDWVKHVRRWPPSMVQALERFLTLQ encoded by the coding sequence CTGGTCTTGCCCCTACCAGTACAAGCTGAAGAAATCGCTCCTGTTCCCTCAGAAGCCCAGGTTCAGGAGGGAGAAGCCATCGCCCAACAGGCCTTTGAAGCCACTGAGCAAGGAAATTTTACCCAGGCTGAAGTTTACTGGAGCCAACTTATTGAGACTTTCCCCCAGAACCCTGCCGCCTGGAGTAATCGGGGTAATGCACGGGTGAGCCAGCACAAATTGGATGAGGCCATTGCCGACTTCAATGAGGCGATCCGTCTTGCCCCGGACCAACCCGATCCCTATCTCAATCGCGGTGCGGCCTTGGAGGGTAAGGGCCAATTTCAAGCGGCCATCCGGGACTATAACCAAGTTTTGCAAATCGATCCACAGGATCCCATGGCCTATAACAATCGGGGGAATGCCGAAGCGGGACTAGGTCAATGGCAACAGGCCCTGGCGGATTTTCACAAGTCCTCCGAAATTGCACCGAACTTTGCCTTTGCTCGAGCTAACGAGGCCCTGGCCTTGTATGAAGTGGGTCGGCCCACGGAAGCTATTAAACAGATGCGGGATCTGGTGCGCAAATACCCGATGTTTCCTGACATGCGGGCCGCCTTGACTGCGGTACTGTGGGTGGATGGTCAACAAGGTGAAGCGGAAAGTCATTGGGTTGCCGCCGTTGGTATCGATAATCGCTATCAAGACCTTGACTGGGTTAAGCATGTCCGCCGTTGGCCTCCTAGTATGGTGCAGGCCCTAGAACGGTTTCTTACCTTGCAGTAG
- a CDS encoding GDP-L-fucose synthase, producing the protein MMDLANKRILVTGGAGFLGRQVVEQLIQAGAQAENITIPRSRECDLRQWHHCQQAVAGQQIVIHLAAHVGGIGLNQAKPAELFYDNLMMGAQLIEAAYRAKVEKFVCIGTICAYPKFTPVPFKEEDLWQGYPEETNAPYGIAKKALLVQLQSYRQQYGFDGIYLLPVNLYGPGDNFAPQSSHVIPALIRKVDQAQQNNEPFLAVWGDGSPTREFLYATDAARGIVLATQAYDQPDPINLGTNFEISIRDLVSLICELMDFQGDILWQTDKPNGQPRRCLDTQKAKAAFGFTAQVSLRQGLQHTIDWYRQHRS; encoded by the coding sequence ATGATGGATTTAGCAAACAAGCGTATTTTAGTGACTGGTGGAGCTGGTTTTCTAGGAAGACAGGTCGTCGAGCAACTCATCCAAGCCGGTGCCCAGGCCGAAAACATTACCATTCCTCGCTCCCGTGAGTGCGATCTCCGCCAATGGCATCATTGTCAACAGGCCGTTGCGGGTCAGCAGATTGTCATTCATCTAGCTGCCCATGTGGGGGGAATTGGTCTCAACCAAGCTAAGCCAGCGGAGCTTTTCTATGACAACCTGATGATGGGAGCCCAACTGATTGAGGCGGCCTACCGCGCTAAAGTAGAAAAGTTTGTTTGCATTGGTACTATCTGTGCCTATCCCAAATTCACGCCGGTTCCTTTCAAAGAAGAAGACCTCTGGCAGGGCTACCCAGAAGAAACTAATGCACCCTACGGCATTGCCAAGAAGGCCCTGCTCGTCCAACTCCAGTCCTATCGACAACAGTACGGCTTCGATGGCATTTATCTCCTGCCGGTCAACCTCTATGGCCCCGGCGATAATTTTGCCCCCCAGAGCTCCCATGTTATTCCTGCCCTGATCCGTAAGGTGGATCAGGCCCAGCAAAATAATGAGCCTTTCCTGGCGGTCTGGGGGGATGGCAGCCCCACCCGCGAGTTTCTCTACGCGACGGATGCGGCCCGAGGCATTGTGCTGGCTACCCAGGCCTACGACCAGCCGGATCCCATCAATTTAGGTACCAATTTTGAAATTTCGATCCGGGACTTGGTGTCCTTGATCTGTGAATTGATGGATTTTCAGGGAGACATCCTTTGGCAAACCGATAAACCCAATGGCCAACCCCGCCGTTGCCTCGATACCCAGAAAGCCAAGGCCGCTTTTGGCTTTACCGCCCAGGTCAGTCTACGTCAGGGCCTACAACACACCATTGACTGGTATCGTCAGCATCGTTCCTAG
- a CDS encoding glycosyltransferase, with translation MKSALVHEWLTPKATGGSELVVQAILAQIPADVYALIDFESSNPNSYLYGRRIGTTFLQHFPLAHNGVQKYLPFLPLAIEQLDLRPYDLILSSSHAVAKGVLATPQQLHICYCHTPMRYAWDLTFDYLDNSKVGRGLPGFLTRYLLHQLRQWDVISAHRVDYFIANSRHTARRIWRCYRREAKVIYPPVDLQRFTTQVQKADYYLTVCRLVSYKKVELIVQAFNQLGLPLIVIGDGPELSRLQALARPNIQLLGNQPNAVVEKYMAEAKAFVYAACEDFGIALVEAQACGTPVIAYGQGGALETVVDVQQFPEQGTGLFFREQTVAALVKAVETFSEIQHQFKQENCRQQATNFSPQVFAEAYTAFVEQCRQAFFS, from the coding sequence ATGAAATCTGCCCTTGTCCACGAATGGTTAACCCCAAAGGCTACAGGGGGGTCTGAACTCGTTGTCCAGGCCATCCTGGCGCAAATACCGGCGGATGTCTATGCGCTCATTGATTTTGAATCCAGCAATCCTAACAGTTATCTGTACGGCCGACGGATTGGCACGACCTTTTTGCAACACTTTCCCCTAGCCCACAATGGCGTACAAAAATATCTGCCCTTTTTGCCCCTGGCCATTGAACAGCTAGACCTGCGGCCCTACGACCTTATTCTTTCCTCTTCCCATGCCGTGGCCAAGGGGGTCTTGGCGACTCCCCAGCAACTGCACATTTGCTACTGCCATACCCCCATGCGCTATGCCTGGGATCTGACCTTTGACTATCTAGATAACAGCAAAGTGGGCCGGGGCCTGCCTGGATTCCTAACCCGTTATTTGCTCCATCAACTGCGCCAATGGGATGTGATTTCTGCCCATCGTGTCGATTACTTTATCGCCAACTCTCGTCACACGGCCCGACGCATTTGGCGGTGCTATCGACGGGAGGCCAAGGTAATCTATCCCCCCGTTGACCTCCAACGCTTCACGACTCAAGTTCAAAAAGCCGACTATTACCTAACGGTTTGTCGTCTAGTCAGCTACAAAAAAGTAGAACTGATTGTTCAGGCCTTTAACCAGTTGGGCCTGCCCCTGATCGTAATCGGTGATGGCCCGGAACTCTCTCGTTTACAGGCCCTGGCCCGGCCCAATATTCAGCTCCTCGGCAATCAACCCAACGCCGTTGTCGAGAAATACATGGCGGAAGCCAAAGCCTTTGTCTATGCGGCCTGTGAAGACTTTGGTATTGCCCTAGTAGAGGCTCAGGCCTGTGGCACGCCGGTGATTGCCTACGGCCAGGGGGGAGCCCTAGAAACCGTGGTCGATGTCCAGCAATTTCCCGAACAAGGCACGGGGCTTTTCTTTCGAGAGCAAACCGTAGCGGCCCTGGTGAAAGCGGTTGAAACTTTTTCGGAAATTCAGCATCAATTTAAGCAAGAGAATTGTCGTCAGCAGGCGACTAACTTCTCCCCCCAAGTCTTTGCTGAGGCCTACACGGCCTTTGTGGAGCAGTGCCGTCAAGCGTTTTTTTCCTAA